Proteins encoded within one genomic window of Phototrophicus methaneseepsis:
- a CDS encoding ATP-binding protein has product MQEPIILPASLEAVSKFTQGLEKDLQILPIEVRTTFVLAVQELLVNIVQHAYDGMPGRIEFLMKQSASEIVLTVKDYANNAFNVPDTIEAPDPLSLPENGMGMFIIYQSFDEVIYQHVEDGNYWQLTKSLGA; this is encoded by the coding sequence ATGCAAGAGCCAATCATACTCCCAGCCAGCCTAGAGGCCGTGTCTAAATTTACCCAGGGCCTGGAAAAAGATTTGCAGATCTTGCCTATTGAAGTACGTACGACGTTCGTGTTGGCCGTACAGGAGCTACTGGTTAATATCGTTCAACATGCCTATGATGGCATGCCCGGACGTATTGAATTTTTAATGAAACAATCCGCTTCGGAAATCGTTCTGACCGTCAAAGATTACGCGAACAATGCTTTTAATGTCCCCGATACTATAGAAGCTCCAGATCCTTTATCACTCCCGGAGAATGGTATGGGTATGTTTATCATCTATCAATCGTTTGATGAGGTAATCTATCAGCATGTTGAGGATGGTAATTACTGGCAACTCACCAAATCATTAGGAGCATAA
- a CDS encoding STAS domain-containing protein produces MEINHRTATGVDIIELSGRFDAYEVPHVVKWFDENPRASQVVVNLSGVGFIDSSGLSTLVKGLKRCRQNNGDLYLSELQQAVLIIFELTRLDKAFNIYEDEAAAIAAFKS; encoded by the coding sequence ATGGAAATTAACCATCGCACAGCCACCGGGGTGGATATCATTGAGCTTAGCGGACGCTTCGATGCGTATGAAGTCCCTCATGTTGTCAAATGGTTCGATGAAAACCCCAGGGCGAGCCAGGTTGTCGTCAACCTGAGCGGCGTTGGCTTTATTGATTCCTCCGGCCTTTCGACACTTGTCAAAGGGCTAAAGCGCTGCCGGCAGAACAATGGCGATCTCTACCTCAGTGAGTTACAACAAGCCGTCCTCATCATCTTCGAGCTGACTCGCCTGGATAAGGCTTTCAACATTTATGAGGATGAGGCCGCTGCTATAGCTGCCTTTAAGAGCTGA
- a CDS encoding STAS domain-containing protein, whose protein sequence is MMEVHIREYVVRIHILEIVGRLEAFTVGSLREEQTRLLASGERNFIVDLSQTAFIDSAGMSALVSLLKQARNAEGDVVLVKPTDPAAYRILTLTRFDQVFVMADTLQEAIRQF, encoded by the coding sequence ATGATGGAAGTTCATATTCGTGAGTATGTCGTCCGCATCCACATTCTGGAAATTGTAGGACGCTTAGAAGCATTCACAGTTGGTTCACTGCGCGAAGAGCAAACGCGCCTACTAGCATCTGGCGAACGCAATTTCATCGTCGATCTCAGCCAGACAGCCTTTATAGACAGCGCGGGGATGTCCGCCCTGGTCTCCCTGCTCAAACAAGCCAGAAATGCAGAAGGTGATGTCGTGCTCGTCAAACCGACGGACCCAGCAGCCTACCGCATTTTAACGCTGACGCGTTTTGATCAGGTTTTTGTGATGGCCGATACCTTACAAGAAGCCATCAGACAATTCTGA
- a CDS encoding glycosyltransferase translates to MRIALVSTYPPSKGSLNEYAFHFVNHLRQKPEVSEVIILADELPDGQVYPADDESKNQATLRIRPCWRFGAWNNALRIQQACKAYRPDVVLMNLQFATFADKRIPGALGLLTPWLVKSTGPLTAILLHNIMETVDLNKAGFGGNPIIERVTRLAGNLFTRMMLKADLVAVTIPKYVDILTNKYHVNHVVLAPHGSFEDIPTPDYDLPDGPLQIMTFGKFGTYKKVEALIEAFEILQKTHEQPLELVIAGTDSPNTRGYLKDVQQQYAHVGNVRFTGYVAEEDVPRIFKEAAVVVFPYNSTTGSSGVLHQAGSYGKAVALPNLGDLAELVQEEGYTGEFFQPDEPESMAQSIARFLDDPRYRKQVAFRNYTAASGLPMSEVVDWYLLHFERLLRNRQSMPIAAT, encoded by the coding sequence ATGCGAATCGCACTCGTATCAACGTACCCGCCTAGCAAGGGGTCCCTCAACGAATATGCCTTTCACTTCGTCAATCATCTGCGTCAAAAGCCGGAAGTCAGCGAAGTCATCATCCTGGCAGATGAACTACCGGATGGACAGGTATACCCCGCCGATGATGAAAGCAAAAATCAGGCTACCCTGAGAATACGCCCTTGCTGGCGGTTCGGCGCATGGAATAATGCGCTGCGCATCCAGCAAGCCTGCAAGGCCTATCGTCCAGATGTCGTCCTCATGAACCTGCAATTCGCGACATTTGCGGATAAGCGCATACCTGGAGCATTAGGGTTGCTCACGCCCTGGCTGGTGAAATCAACCGGGCCGCTCACTGCGATCTTGCTCCACAACATCATGGAGACCGTCGACCTGAATAAAGCGGGCTTTGGTGGCAATCCCATTATTGAACGCGTCACGCGCTTGGCAGGTAATCTCTTCACAAGGATGATGCTCAAAGCCGACCTAGTCGCTGTCACGATACCCAAATACGTCGATATTCTGACGAATAAATATCATGTCAATCACGTGGTCCTGGCCCCGCATGGCTCGTTTGAGGATATTCCGACGCCGGATTATGACCTGCCAGATGGGCCGCTCCAGATCATGACCTTCGGCAAGTTCGGCACGTATAAAAAGGTCGAAGCGCTGATTGAGGCCTTTGAAATCTTACAGAAAACACATGAGCAGCCCCTTGAGCTTGTCATTGCAGGGACGGACAGCCCCAATACGCGGGGCTACCTCAAAGACGTCCAGCAACAATATGCCCATGTAGGAAACGTACGTTTTACAGGCTATGTGGCCGAAGAAGACGTGCCTCGTATCTTCAAAGAAGCAGCCGTGGTCGTCTTCCCATATAACAGCACAACGGGCAGTTCCGGCGTATTGCATCAAGCTGGCAGCTATGGCAAAGCCGTCGCGCTGCCGAACCTGGGTGATCTGGCGGAACTCGTGCAAGAAGAAGGCTACACTGGCGAGTTCTTCCAGCCGGATGAACCGGAGAGCATGGCACAATCTATTGCGCGCTTCCTGGATGACCCCCGATACCGAAAACAAGTTGCTTTTCGCAATTACACCGCAGCTTCTGGCTTACCGATGAGCGAAGTTGTGGATTGGTATTTACTGCACTTTGAACGCTTACTACGCAATCGCCAATCCATGCCGATTGCTGCAACATAG
- a CDS encoding response regulator, with the protein MNAKVLVVDDESTTRRLVSYALQTIHVEVVGAEDGTQALEIAQEEGHNWGMALLDINLPDMDGFQVLAHFKAMPQMQEVPIIIFTARNHPGDENAALEAGAAGFLYKPFSTQELRALVTRHLGRE; encoded by the coding sequence TTGAACGCAAAGGTATTGGTTGTCGATGATGAAAGCACGACGCGCCGCCTGGTGTCATATGCATTGCAGACGATTCATGTCGAAGTTGTTGGGGCGGAGGATGGGACCCAGGCATTAGAAATTGCCCAGGAAGAGGGTCATAACTGGGGCATGGCTTTACTCGATATAAATTTGCCAGATATGGATGGGTTCCAGGTGTTGGCGCATTTTAAAGCCATGCCCCAGATGCAGGAAGTCCCTATCATCATCTTTACAGCTCGTAATCATCCAGGGGATGAAAACGCAGCCCTAGAAGCAGGCGCAGCAGGCTTTTTGTATAAGCCATTTAGCACCCAGGAGCTGCGCGCGCTGGTTACACGGCATCTCGGTCGTGAGTAG
- the glgX gene encoding glycogen debranching protein GlgX: protein MTQQTVTFDIYPGDALPFGATPKYGGVNFSIYSRYATSCTLVLFRQGEITPFAEIPIPKSYRVGDVFAIGVRGLDYRQIEYGYRMDGPNIPIQGLVFDPSAIVMDPYSKAAGGRIVWGKQFDVNNKFQHRSRIIDDVFDWGDDRPLRTPIEDLIIYEMHVRGFTQHPSAGATFPGTYHAIQEKIHYLKELGINCVELMPVFEFDEFENYRIRPDTGEMLLNYWGYAPVTFFAPKAGYAAGMAPGSEVNELKSLIKALHANGIEVILDVVFNHTAEGNEKGPIISFKGIDNSIYYILTPDGYYYNFSGTGNTFNCNHPRVRNLILDCLRYWVAEYHVDGFRFDLASVMTRDVNGMPLPDPPLLRDMVDDPILSGTKLIAEPWDADGLYHLGRFPAYGRWAEWNGQYRDTIRRFLKGDLGQAQAMSQAMTGSPTLYAGRGPIATINFITAHDGFTLMDLVSYNQKVNKDNYENGDSGANNNYSWNCGVEGPTNDAKINTLRHRQIKNALIMLLTSQGVPMVLMGDEMGRTQRGNNNAYCQDNPISWMDWDFIQKNIDIFEFYKACIAFRRRHPVLRNGYFLRGEDYADKGRPDLTWHGVKLNKPDFTGTSRTLAFMLNGDYGKGGLAPDNHIYIAINMYWKGYRFDLPHLSKRQNWHVFANTGRANGEIHQPDTEPRLDNQKSILVRGRSIVVLVGK from the coding sequence ATGACGCAGCAAACCGTAACCTTTGACATTTATCCGGGGGATGCGCTGCCGTTTGGAGCAACTCCGAAGTATGGTGGTGTTAATTTTTCGATTTATTCTCGTTATGCGACGAGTTGTACCCTGGTTCTATTCCGCCAGGGTGAAATAACCCCCTTTGCAGAGATCCCGATTCCGAAAAGCTATCGTGTTGGTGATGTATTTGCCATCGGCGTGCGTGGGCTGGATTACCGACAAATTGAATATGGGTATCGCATGGATGGGCCTAATATCCCCATACAGGGCCTGGTTTTCGATCCGTCGGCGATTGTGATGGACCCTTATTCAAAGGCGGCAGGGGGCCGCATTGTGTGGGGCAAGCAGTTCGATGTGAATAATAAGTTCCAACATCGGTCACGCATCATTGATGATGTTTTTGACTGGGGTGATGACCGTCCACTGCGAACGCCCATCGAAGACTTGATCATATATGAAATGCATGTCCGTGGTTTTACGCAGCACCCCTCGGCTGGCGCGACTTTCCCTGGTACATACCATGCGATCCAGGAGAAGATTCATTATCTGAAGGAGCTCGGTATCAACTGTGTGGAGTTGATGCCTGTTTTCGAGTTCGATGAATTTGAGAATTATCGTATTCGGCCAGATACAGGCGAAATGCTGCTCAATTATTGGGGCTATGCGCCTGTAACGTTCTTCGCACCAAAAGCTGGTTATGCTGCCGGGATGGCCCCTGGTAGTGAGGTCAATGAGTTAAAATCGCTGATTAAAGCGCTTCACGCGAATGGTATTGAAGTCATCCTGGATGTGGTCTTTAACCACACGGCAGAGGGGAATGAGAAAGGCCCGATTATTTCCTTTAAGGGCATCGATAATTCGATCTACTACATCCTGACGCCGGATGGCTACTATTACAACTTCAGCGGGACAGGGAACACTTTTAATTGTAATCACCCGCGTGTGCGCAACTTGATTCTGGATTGTTTGCGTTATTGGGTTGCAGAATATCATGTGGATGGCTTCCGCTTCGATCTCGCTTCTGTCATGACGCGCGATGTTAATGGTATGCCGCTGCCGGATCCGCCGCTGCTGCGTGATATGGTTGATGATCCGATCCTGAGCGGGACCAAGTTGATTGCAGAGCCATGGGATGCGGATGGATTGTATCATCTGGGGCGCTTCCCTGCGTATGGGCGCTGGGCGGAGTGGAACGGACAGTATCGCGATACGATCCGGCGATTTTTGAAAGGCGACCTGGGGCAGGCACAGGCGATGTCGCAGGCGATGACGGGGTCGCCAACTTTGTACGCTGGTCGTGGCCCGATAGCGACGATCAACTTCATCACAGCGCATGATGGCTTTACGTTGATGGACCTTGTGAGCTATAACCAGAAGGTCAACAAAGATAACTACGAAAATGGGGATAGCGGCGCAAACAACAATTATAGTTGGAACTGCGGTGTTGAAGGGCCAACGAATGATGCCAAGATCAACACGCTGCGCCATCGTCAGATCAAAAATGCGCTGATTATGCTGCTGACGAGCCAAGGGGTTCCGATGGTGCTGATGGGCGATGAAATGGGACGAACCCAACGTGGCAATAACAATGCTTACTGCCAGGATAATCCAATCAGTTGGATGGATTGGGATTTTATCCAGAAGAACATCGACATCTTCGAGTTTTATAAAGCATGCATTGCCTTCAGACGGCGGCACCCGGTGCTGCGGAATGGCTATTTTTTACGCGGCGAAGATTATGCAGATAAAGGTCGCCCTGATTTAACCTGGCATGGCGTTAAACTCAATAAGCCCGATTTTACGGGCACAAGCCGTACTCTGGCCTTCATGCTCAATGGCGATTATGGCAAAGGTGGGCTCGCCCCGGATAACCACATTTACATTGCCATCAATATGTATTGGAAGGGCTATCGCTTTGATCTGCCACACTTGTCCAAACGACAAAACTGGCATGTCTTCGCTAATACAGGGCGCGCCAATGGAGAAATCCATCAACCAGATACAGAACCCCGTCTCGATAACCAGAAATCGATTCTTGTCCGAGGTCGTTCCATTGTGGTTCTCGTTGGCAAGTAA
- a CDS encoding dolichyl-phosphate beta-glucosyltransferase codes for MPYNNYERWKNTPLEGEPFLSIVIPAYNEEIRIIPTIGAIASYVSDLGFPWELIIADDCSKDDTVKLVEELGFANLRVLKTPENGGKGCAVRRGMLAARGKYVLFSDADNSTPIEEIGKFIKALDQGDYDVAVGSRAAEGAEVTNKSLFRHILSRGLRMIVRYGLNFGVSDTQCGFKMYTREAAHQLHSAQTIMGFSFDLEILYLASKVGYKVTEIPVSWVDAPGSKVDTRKEVQRFVRDIFKIKTNDLKRIYSRRLNDYANRTRINVPA; via the coding sequence ATGCCATATAACAACTATGAACGCTGGAAGAACACACCCCTTGAAGGCGAACCCTTCTTGTCAATCGTGATTCCAGCGTATAACGAAGAAATCCGCATTATCCCGACGATTGGCGCTATCGCGTCTTATGTCTCCGACCTGGGCTTTCCATGGGAGCTAATCATCGCGGATGACTGCTCAAAAGATGATACCGTCAAATTGGTCGAAGAATTGGGATTTGCCAACCTGCGCGTGTTGAAGACCCCAGAGAATGGTGGCAAAGGTTGTGCCGTCAGGCGGGGCATGCTCGCCGCTCGTGGCAAATATGTCCTCTTCTCCGATGCAGATAATTCCACACCCATTGAAGAAATCGGCAAATTCATCAAGGCCCTTGACCAGGGTGATTATGATGTTGCGGTAGGGTCTCGCGCGGCAGAAGGTGCCGAAGTGACCAATAAGTCACTCTTTCGCCATATCCTCAGCCGTGGGCTGCGCATGATTGTCCGTTATGGCCTCAACTTCGGCGTAAGCGATACACAATGCGGCTTCAAGATGTATACGCGTGAGGCAGCACACCAACTCCACAGTGCACAGACTATTATGGGTTTTTCCTTCGACCTGGAGATTTTGTACCTCGCCTCTAAGGTTGGCTACAAAGTCACAGAAATTCCCGTCTCATGGGTGGATGCCCCAGGTTCTAAGGTCGATACGCGTAAAGAAGTGCAGCGTTTTGTACGCGATATTTTCAAAATCAAGACCAATGATCTGAAAAGGATATATAGCAGGAGATTGAACGATTATGCGAATCGCACTCGTATCAACGTACCCGCCTAG
- a CDS encoding carbohydrate ABC transporter permease, with protein MTAGYTPPQKPFNWKHILLHLVLILGSLVMLLPFFWMLSTSLKEPREIFTYPPTWIPNTFAWHNYQDALTAMPFDRFYFNSLFVATSVTIIQVLTSSLAAFAFARLRFKGRDTIFLIYLAALMIPFPVLLIPNFIITVNLDWYNTYWALIIPPAFSAFSTFLMRQHFRSLPMDLDEAARMDGASTFRIWWSIIMPMSKTAIAAVSIFVFLGTWNDFLWPLVVTNSEEMRTIPVGLNSFQGQYSVRWNLLMAAAVVAMLPVLIVYAFAQKWFIQGIAMTGMNGR; from the coding sequence ATGACAGCAGGTTATACCCCGCCCCAAAAACCTTTTAACTGGAAGCACATTCTGCTCCATCTTGTGCTGATCCTTGGCAGCCTCGTGATGCTGCTGCCCTTTTTCTGGATGTTGAGCACCTCCTTGAAAGAGCCGCGAGAAATTTTTACGTATCCGCCAACGTGGATACCGAATACCTTTGCATGGCATAACTACCAGGATGCCCTGACGGCTATGCCGTTCGACCGCTTTTACTTCAATAGCCTGTTTGTGGCGACATCAGTCACGATCATCCAGGTGTTGACGTCTTCATTGGCGGCCTTTGCTTTTGCACGACTGCGCTTTAAAGGGCGCGATACGATTTTCTTGATTTACCTGGCCGCCTTGATGATCCCGTTCCCGGTGCTGCTTATCCCGAATTTTATCATTACCGTTAACCTGGATTGGTATAACACTTACTGGGCGTTGATCATCCCCCCAGCGTTCTCCGCTTTCAGCACATTTTTGATGCGCCAGCACTTTCGCTCGTTACCGATGGACCTTGATGAAGCTGCCCGTATGGATGGTGCCTCGACCTTCCGCATCTGGTGGAGCATTATCATGCCCATGAGCAAGACGGCTATCGCGGCGGTCAGTATCTTTGTCTTCCTGGGTACGTGGAATGACTTCCTGTGGCCTTTGGTTGTCACCAATTCGGAAGAGATGCGCACGATCCCGGTCGGGTTGAATTCTTTCCAGGGCCAGTACAGCGTACGGTGGAACCTCTTAATGGCTGCGGCTGTTGTCGCCATGCTGCCCGTGTTAATCGTTTATGCCTTCGCCCAGAAGTGGTTCATTCAGGGTATCGCGATGACAGGTATGAACGGGCGATAG
- a CDS encoding response regulator codes for MIPPEIREVQRTNARLSQLMTNLQGGVLVEDETRHITLVNQAFCDIFKIPALPESLIGADCSNSAETSKGMFREPEDFVTRVNTVLQDKQPVLNETLALADGRVLSRDYIPVFFDVEDNSQEYIGHLWHYRDITEEFHSHRRWERLLKFELVNREITRVFLQLDDIDDAVNQALATTGQLLDVSRVYVFRFRENDHVLDNTHEWCAHGVKPEIENLQGLPADELFPSFFPLMAEHDLIAPTHISELPDDLHGILEPQDIQSILWIPLRLNKRLEGMVGYDETRHAREWLPEEITMVRTIAESYARALERQQAEHMLIKARDEAVRTAQMRAQFVANMSHEIRTPMTGTLGMLELLLETQLDEIQREFALEAFNSSSRLLNIINDILDYSKLETGQVVLGIESLDVKAIVNEVKVTLLPQLKDKPVELETVIDPSLPYRVFGDATRIRQVLMNLAGNAVKFTQKGQVFIRVEVTRAIDDVVYLRFSVQDTGMGIAEDKINRIFDSFIQADGSTTRKFGGSGLGLSISKQLVELMGGHIFVESEVDEGSTFSFVLGLPIARLDGHANSTAADFAKLNILIIDDNRTARYVLTQQLENWGVQVKQVSQLKDYDQNAQRYTKFNVVFKRYMAWEKDEEIINQVAKLGHQIVLITERDPALHSDDIVCWQWPFDQSSLYNLLVQAVKIQQRVSKREQTSQKSTKSNTVKGRVLIADDYDMNVDLVKRGLSGIQIQVDSVDNGQKALEQLEKETYDLVLMDIQMPVLDGIEATKQIRNSSKPYRHVPIIALTASVMLDEQKRYLEMGINQIISKPFSIRELRETVLQWLEKTEPTHDRDAV; via the coding sequence GTGATTCCACCAGAAATACGCGAAGTTCAGCGCACAAATGCACGTTTATCACAACTTATGACCAATCTTCAGGGCGGCGTCCTTGTAGAAGATGAGACGCGTCATATTACGTTGGTGAACCAGGCATTCTGCGACATTTTTAAGATTCCCGCATTGCCGGAATCCCTCATTGGGGCTGATTGCTCCAATAGTGCGGAAACTTCCAAAGGCATGTTCAGGGAACCAGAGGACTTCGTCACACGCGTCAACACCGTGCTACAAGATAAGCAGCCTGTCCTCAATGAAACGCTCGCTCTGGCAGATGGCAGGGTCTTATCCAGAGATTACATACCCGTTTTCTTTGATGTAGAGGATAACTCCCAGGAGTATATTGGGCATCTCTGGCATTACCGTGATATCACGGAGGAATTTCACTCTCATAGACGTTGGGAACGCCTGTTGAAGTTCGAGCTCGTCAACCGAGAGATTACACGCGTTTTTTTGCAACTCGACGATATAGACGATGCTGTCAATCAGGCCCTCGCAACGACGGGCCAGTTGCTCGATGTTTCTCGCGTATATGTATTTCGCTTTCGTGAGAATGACCATGTTTTGGATAACACCCACGAGTGGTGTGCCCATGGCGTTAAGCCAGAAATTGAAAACTTACAGGGCCTGCCAGCCGACGAACTATTTCCGTCATTTTTCCCGCTCATGGCAGAGCACGACCTCATCGCGCCCACGCACATCAGCGAACTCCCCGATGACTTGCATGGCATCCTGGAACCTCAGGATATTCAGTCGATTCTATGGATTCCTCTACGCCTGAATAAGCGGTTGGAGGGCATGGTCGGCTACGATGAAACGCGCCACGCACGAGAATGGCTACCCGAAGAAATCACCATGGTACGCACGATTGCGGAGAGCTATGCGCGTGCCCTGGAGCGCCAACAAGCCGAACATATGCTGATTAAAGCCCGTGATGAAGCGGTACGCACAGCCCAGATGCGCGCTCAATTCGTCGCCAATATGAGCCACGAAATCCGCACGCCTATGACAGGCACCCTGGGTATGCTCGAACTTCTCCTTGAGACGCAACTCGATGAAATTCAACGTGAATTTGCTTTAGAGGCGTTCAACAGTTCGTCACGTCTACTCAATATCATCAATGACATCCTGGACTATTCCAAACTAGAAACAGGCCAGGTCGTCCTGGGCATTGAATCGCTCGATGTCAAAGCCATCGTTAATGAAGTGAAAGTGACCCTGCTGCCGCAGCTTAAAGACAAGCCCGTTGAGCTGGAAACTGTCATTGATCCGTCACTGCCCTATCGTGTCTTTGGTGATGCAACGCGCATCCGGCAGGTATTGATGAACCTGGCAGGCAATGCGGTCAAGTTCACTCAGAAAGGCCAAGTCTTTATCCGGGTAGAGGTCACGCGGGCCATTGACGATGTCGTCTACCTGCGGTTCTCTGTTCAAGATACGGGGATGGGCATCGCAGAAGATAAAATCAATCGCATTTTTGATAGCTTCATCCAGGCAGATGGTAGCACCACGCGCAAATTCGGCGGTAGTGGACTTGGGCTCTCCATCAGCAAACAACTCGTTGAATTGATGGGGGGGCATATCTTCGTAGAAAGTGAAGTGGATGAAGGCAGTACCTTCAGTTTTGTACTGGGCTTACCCATTGCTCGGTTAGATGGGCACGCTAATTCGACAGCGGCAGACTTCGCCAAATTGAATATACTCATTATAGATGATAATCGTACCGCTCGTTACGTCCTGACCCAACAGTTAGAAAACTGGGGCGTCCAAGTCAAGCAAGTGTCGCAACTTAAAGACTATGACCAGAATGCACAGAGATATACAAAGTTCAATGTCGTTTTCAAGCGATATATGGCATGGGAGAAAGACGAAGAAATCATCAATCAGGTCGCAAAATTAGGTCATCAAATCGTGCTCATCACAGAGCGAGATCCTGCGCTTCACTCAGATGATATCGTCTGTTGGCAGTGGCCGTTCGATCAATCCAGCCTGTATAACCTGCTCGTCCAAGCCGTAAAAATCCAACAACGAGTTTCTAAGAGAGAACAAACTTCGCAAAAGTCTACCAAATCAAATACGGTTAAGGGGCGTGTGCTCATTGCGGATGACTATGACATGAATGTTGATCTCGTGAAACGGGGGCTCTCCGGCATCCAGATACAAGTCGATTCCGTCGATAATGGTCAAAAAGCCCTGGAACAGCTAGAAAAAGAGACCTACGACCTTGTGCTCATGGATATACAAATGCCCGTTCTGGATGGCATCGAGGCTACGAAACAAATCCGTAATTCATCGAAGCCCTATCGACACGTACCGATCATTGCCCTGACTGCCAGCGTGATGCTTGATGAGCAAAAGCGCTATCTGGAAATGGGCATCAACCAAATTATCAGTAAACCGTTTTCCATCCGTGAGTTACGAGAAACGGTACTGCAATGGTTAGAAAAAACTGAGCCTACTCACGACCGAGATGCCGTGTAA
- a CDS encoding PP2C family protein-serine/threonine phosphatase, whose product MTDKAYYEGQIKKLEHELGEMTVALSQAWDQLVPFLQEVPFEAKTAQDIQPLLEAVTVAADSELAGIYLFKTDEWYTIPDQICLTDDAIQQLKALSNHETIEMFMKIGVSSHWAFAPIISEGKRIGVLGIGTYDEARLFTAVELRIIMRMAQRIAGQIEAAQLATFREREAIQAREMQIAHDIQNSIQPKDVPQNRLYKIDSYWKPARHVGGDAWGWMHQVEGQLEWFILDVAGKGLPAALAAIGLHTAISMALRLNRSPEEALRIVNETLYDAYTRTDLMATAAILSLDLETGRLQVANAGHPPILVQQNGAWLQLEATAPPIGVLPDLDIEMQELMLGADDLIITYSDGFSEIETGTELWGQMGLIQAVPSDTSDIDRLTKEIVMASQQAGEARDDQTLVTVIYTKEKHHARANHTPSQPRGRV is encoded by the coding sequence ATGACTGATAAAGCCTATTACGAGGGGCAAATAAAAAAATTAGAGCATGAGCTTGGGGAAATGACTGTTGCGTTATCCCAAGCATGGGACCAGTTGGTGCCTTTTTTACAGGAAGTCCCTTTTGAAGCAAAAACAGCACAGGATATTCAACCCCTTCTGGAAGCAGTCACTGTCGCCGCAGATAGCGAGTTGGCAGGTATTTACTTATTCAAAACGGATGAATGGTACACGATCCCTGATCAGATATGCCTGACAGATGACGCCATCCAGCAGTTGAAGGCTCTGTCGAATCATGAAACGATTGAGATGTTCATGAAAATAGGCGTGAGCAGCCATTGGGCGTTTGCGCCTATTATCTCAGAAGGTAAAAGAATTGGTGTGCTGGGGATTGGTACTTACGATGAGGCACGTCTGTTTACAGCAGTTGAACTCCGCATCATCATGCGTATGGCACAGCGTATCGCAGGCCAGATTGAGGCCGCTCAGTTGGCAACCTTCCGTGAGCGGGAAGCGATACAGGCGCGCGAGATGCAAATTGCCCACGATATTCAAAATTCAATCCAGCCAAAAGATGTACCCCAAAATAGACTGTACAAAATAGATTCCTATTGGAAGCCTGCCCGGCACGTCGGCGGTGATGCGTGGGGCTGGATGCATCAGGTAGAAGGTCAACTGGAGTGGTTCATCCTGGATGTTGCAGGGAAGGGCTTGCCGGCTGCTCTGGCGGCTATTGGGCTGCATACAGCGATCTCTATGGCGCTGCGCCTCAATCGCTCACCAGAAGAAGCTTTGCGCATCGTCAATGAAACGCTCTACGATGCTTATACCCGTACGGATTTAATGGCAACTGCGGCCATCCTCTCGTTAGATCTCGAAACCGGACGGCTGCAAGTTGCAAATGCAGGTCATCCACCGATCCTTGTGCAGCAGAATGGCGCATGGTTGCAGTTGGAAGCAACGGCACCGCCCATTGGCGTGCTGCCTGACCTGGATATCGAAATGCAGGAGCTTATGCTCGGTGCAGATGATCTGATCATCACATACAGTGACGGCTTCAGTGAGATTGAAACCGGAACAGAGCTGTGGGGGCAGATGGGCCTTATACAGGCTGTTCCATCAGATACAAGCGACATTGATAGACTGACAAAGGAAATCGTCATGGCTTCGCAACAAGCCGGTGAAGCTCGTGATGACCAAACTCTCGTCACGGTGATTTATACAAAGGAAAAACACCATGCAAGAGCCAATCATACTCCCAGCCAGCCTAGAGGCCGTGTCTAA